Below is a window of Impatiens glandulifera chromosome 2, dImpGla2.1, whole genome shotgun sequence DNA.
TTTCATAAGACCACAATGCTTAGCCTAAGGTATTAAAGAAAGGATGTTTGTCAGTAAGAGATTATTGAACAGAATCTGAACCAAAACGTGTTCCCTACATCATTTGCAATAAGCCTAGATGTTTCCATCTGCTCATCAAGCTTCCAATCCAAGTTCTCTAACTTCTTGCTCAAATGCTTCCTTGTTGACTGCATGAATGAAAATCTGTAAGAATAGTAGGCAAATTACCTATGCAATTGAGTAGTTATGTGAAGTTTTACATGTGACTACTACTTACATTCAAAGCTTCAGATACATGTTCCAACTTTTTTGAAACGGTAGCAACAGCATTTTCCATATTATGCTTGGTTACAAACATAACATCATTAAGTGACCACCCCTGCTAAGTGAAGGAACAAACATTACAATATAGCAGCAATCAGTATAGCAAGCCATTAGGCTCAAAATACACAAAAGATAAATCTTGCCTTCCACCACATGTAACAATATCCTGCTGCTCCAAGTGCAGCAGCTGGCAGCATGTAAGAACTCAAAGTCCCTGTGCTTGAAAACAGAATGAACATAATCTCTTTAGAAGTAAAACCAGACCAAGTCATAATGAAAATGAATATAAGAATCTACATACCATTGGATGAAGTGCTTTCATTGACAATGGTTATAGGACGTGATCCAGTATACTCTCTAATCTCTTTGGCCAAATTTTGAATCTAAACATAATAGAGAAACGAAATTATGCACAATATCAGATAAAATCACTTCAAACGTACCTAATGATCAATAGATTCTTAAGTAGAATAGAGCAACTAAATTGATTAATCTAGATAAATGTCTTACAACCTAGCTAGGTTAACAATGATGAATAGTTCATAATTTATCCACGTATCTGAAAAGGGGCGGAGAAGGGAAGGAAAAGAAACCAATTAAGGCAAGAATACCCTCATCCCAGCATGTCTTAAGCTAGATATGTGTAATGTTTTCTATATGACGtgaaaaatgttttattgaCCAAGGGTTTggtgtttttaaaatttcttcaaCAACATAGGCACCATTCCATGATTCAAAGATATTAAGCCTAAGTACCAAGTTTATACCAAGTAGTTTGTATTCAAAATCAGCAGACAAGGCTTTTCATTTACTTGATATTGAGGCAAAGAATTAAATATCAATGGATCCAATAAGTCAGACCACCTAGCTTCaagtattttagcttttctaaaATGTTCCTTTGGATGATCTATAATAACAAAGGTCAGCTTAAAGAATCAACTCGAATAAATTTCTAATACTAATACAATatcatcatatataattttgCTCCCAAAAGGTTTCACACTAAGTTTATGAGTCAGATCAgaacaaaatataacaattgTACCTGTGCTGCAAGCAGCTTAGTATCAAACTTTTCAGGAGATATTTCAGATTCATTTACACCCTTAATTAGCTCTTGGAGCTGAGAAATTAGATCAGACAGTTGTCCGCTCCTCAGGACAATGGAGCCTGTCAGACCTATTAGAAGAATATACACAAGAGAAGTTATCAGAGTAAGGTAAAGTAGAAATTAGAAGAAGTCCAGAAGATATTGAACAAAACAATAAACAAAGTAAAGAATCCAAATACACCATGTCTACCAATACATCTGCATTTAATATGCTATGAGGCAAAGACAGAGTTCCCTTTTCTGCAAAGAGCAAACTTCAGTTTCTACATGATAACTGTCCTAATGGGATACAAACAAAGAAACCCAATCCATTATGTGAAGAAACATATGGTCTGAGGAAAATGAAGAATTATAATTTCCGGAAAAAAGCAAAATTTAGTTGACAGGTGATGACAGAAATCCCATAACCAGACCTTTGAGTATCTATCCTATTTCGAAGCAGTTTCAGAATTTGCGTTTGTTGCAAAAGTAGGGTTTGATGTGAGTAAATAATAAGCCGGAGCCGCATTAAAATTGCCAATTCCTAACAAGCTAATCATTTTGTTAACCATACAAAGAGGAAGCAAAATATCGACACGCAGACTCCTTGAAATCTCATTAAAAAGGAAGCAAATTTTGCTGTTTAAACTAAATTGGAGAACATCATAAACCTttgataaaaaacaaaaaaaaagaagaaaaaaacctTGGATCTTAGCACCTGTTCTCCCCACAGCTCAATGGTTGGGACACTAGAAGCTGCAATCTCCAAGACACATAAAGTAACAAGGACAATATGCAGCAACAACAACAGTGCTACTAAAGAACCACAAAGGTGTATGTCGTTTGAAGGTTTTGAGTAATGAAGTGATTCAGTAAAAGTCAAGAAATTTCACGAATAAACTTGATCGATCGAAGgacagaaagaaagaaagaataaaaGGAGGAGAGATAGAGAACCTGCCCCGGCGACGAGGACGAGGACTTTTGAGGCGGCGACGCCGCTCTGCATCATCGCCATTGGTTTACCGTGTCAAATTAAAGCAACTCTTCGTCAATTTGGTTATATGAATGTTATTTATTTGCTgagaaaagttaaatatattatgtatatcATGACAAagatttaaaagttattttaacattataatttattgtaatatattaattattattattatttcctataatcttattaaataatattatacttagtattttatttttatacattaattaataatatatatatatatattaattttatttattatattaaaatcttattaattatttaaatataataattaagaatattataattattataatataataatacaacaataataaattaattaaaattatattgataataaaattaaaaataaacattttaattagtatcataaaattataattaagaaaataaaaataccatatccatatcataaaaaaaatgataaactaaaaataaaaataaaaaaataaaaaaaatcagccAAATCAAGTCCACAGTTAACCTAGCATGCCAATTGGGGGTAAGAGagtgaaaattttaaaaatgtctcGAAACTTCTATTTCAGAACAAAAAACGCACGTGGGTAGAAAGGAGAAGATTAAATaactcaaagatgaggttatttgatctggtgGTGGCTTGGTAATTTTTTTGCgctcgtggtctttttattttttttggacgatattgcccttgtagcgaaacgctaagtcccttagcgtttcgctaagtggattagggttagtataaatactttaatattttcatttccttaattttctttctctctcttctcttgttctctctttcacggcggcCGGCGGCGACGACGGCGACGGAGGTTGCAGGCGCCGGTTTAGTTCATACAGatctatacagatttacaagatctaacctaatccatttatgtttttatctacACATATTTACAAGATCTATATAgaactaaccctaaatctattttgcatgcatGTCTCCGATTCTAGGGTTTAGTGTATGCAGGTCTCTgattctaaggatttgaaggtcgatgaagatgttcatttcaaaatctaattCGACTTTTGttcatgtttacattttcttcatttcaaaaatcttttcatatttcgttttggttcatatttggtcATATTTGTGgattcttatttgttatttggttcatattggttcatgtttgagcatttcgttagcttattatttgttattggttgatatttgcagaaaatctctGATTAGATCGTATGTGTTTCCGTTTCAGAtctgcttagcgtttcgctacggacttaccgtttcgctacggacttaccgtttcatATTTgagcatttcgctaagtgcttaacatttcgctaagtgcttagcgtttcgctaagtgcattttGTTAAGTgtatttcgctaagtgcatttcgctaagtgcatttcgaTAAGTGTATTTCGttaagtgcatttcgctaagtgcatttcgctaagtgcatttcgctaagtgcatttcgctaagtgtatttcgctaagtgcttatttattttgattaataaataagtaatgtaATGCTTATTTATTTTGCTAATGATGTTTGAAGGATGGATATTgtgctaatttaaaatatattttaaataatttagtgcAAAAATTTAGAAGATATAGTTATCGTCAAATATTCAAAGAAATTGGTGTAAATGGGGAATACTTAGAATGAATTTCAATGTTCACGATAGAACATATACTTAGGTTTATAAGACGATGTCACATGAAATGGGGTGACTTTATAACCCTTTGCAAGGAACTGAGGCGAATTAAAGGTTGGTCGATTTCTTGTCCTTCCTTTACTCTCTTCCAAAACTATAATCTTATTAGCTTTAGTttgttgataataaaaaaagaactttTTTTCAGTGGCTTGTTTGAAAGGAAAACAAAGAGTACGAAGGCCATGGTGGGCACCTCCTTGTTTGGCGGTTGTTTTCGTCAAGTCTGCGAAGAGTAATCGGCAAGCAGAGTTGTGTCGCTGAAGCTTGAACCTTAATAGATTTTGCTCTTTTCTATGTATGTAATAATATGTATGTATGTGTGTAATTCTCACTTGTTTCATGGCTTTAATCatctaaaattcattttttggTTCTTCAATGGAGAACTTATGTGAATTTCTTTCCTATTTTTATTAGCTTTTTtggttttatgtttgattttataagtGTTTTTCTGTTTTAAATGCATGTATACAACTTTGTAATGAAAGGAGTGCATTATGATCaagatatatatgatatatctaACCAATAATAGTCtactttctttatatgaatcTTTATTGGACTCTTTCTTATGGATTATTATTTTCATCTTGATTATGATAAATgggtaaatttttaaaaaaaattatgtttgtcaaaaattaaagtataaattaaattacactttaaagtaatttttgcaccaaattatttaaaatatattttaaattagcacAATATTCATCATTCAAACATCATTAGCAAAATAAATAAGCattatattacttatttattaatcaaaataaataagcacttagcgaaaacgctaagcacttagcgaaatgcacttagcgaaatacACTTAGCGAAATACACTTAACGAAATACACTTAGCGAAATGCGCTTAGCGAaatgtacttagcgaaacgcacTTAACGAAACGCACTtaacgaaacgctaagcacttagcgaaacgctaagcagaTCTGAAACGGAAACACATACGATCTAATCagagattttctgcaaatatcaaccaataacaaataataacctaacgaaatgctcaaacatgaaccaaataacaaataagaatcCACAAATATgaccaaatatgaaccaaaacgaaatatgaaaagatttttgaaatgaagaaaatgtaaacatgaacataactcgaattagattttgaaatgaacatcttcatcgaccttcaaatccttagaatcAGAGACCTGCATACACTAAACCCTAGAATCGGAGACatgcatgcaaaatagatttagggttagttcTATAAAAatcttgtaaatatgtatagataaaaacataaatggattaggttagatcttgtaaatctgtatagatCTGTATGAACTAAACCGGCGCCTGCAACCTCCGTCGCCGTCGTCGCCGCCGgccgccgtgaaagagagaacaagagaagagagagaaagaaaattaaggaaatgaaaatattagagtatttatactaaccctaatccacttagcgaaacgctaagggagttagcgtttcgctacaagAGAAAtatcgtccaaaaaaataaaaagactaCGAGCGCAAAAAAATTACCAAGCCACcaccagatcaaataacctcatctttgaggttatttaatcaaatttccctgCCAATTGGGGTAAGAGagtgaaaattttaaaaatgtcccGAAACTTCTATTTCAGAACCAAAAACGCATGTGAGTAGAAAAGAGAAGATTAAAATGTCTCGAAATATTCATTTCGAGTCCCAAAACAGGCATTtcaagacaaaaataaaataataatttgttaaattttacaATACACATTTTAAAAAAGAGTAAGAAAACTTCGTAACTAGGGgcgttcatcggttcggtttcgggttattcgagttccttaattcggtttcttcgaattttttgtttttttcattaattcgaaaaccgaaccgaattcgaataaattctaattaaaccgaaccgaattcgaattttatattcggtttgaacttcgaataatttgaattcaaaccgaattcaattttcttttattttaaactcaaaataaaatttaccaaCCAAGAATTGAACCCGAGGTCTATACTATGGtagggtactattctaccactagaccactattgtttttgtttcatttttttcttttattataaatcttaattcaaaatattctagtttgattattttgaacttattcttaagttaagtttggaagattaaataataaaaaatgaattcggttttcggtttggttttcgagctGAAACCAAACTCGAAAACCTATTCGAAAACCTATTCGAAAAccatatttgaattcgaattggtttgaaattcgattcgaaaaccgaaaatggaattcgaattcggtgaattcaaattcggtcggatattcggttcagaccaaatattg
It encodes the following:
- the LOC124925918 gene encoding uncharacterized protein LOC124925918, with protein sequence MAMMQSGVAASKVLVLVAGAGLTGSIVLRSGQLSDLISQLQELIKGVNESEISPEKFDTKLLAAQIQNLAKEIREYTGSRPITIVNESTSSNGTLSSYMLPAAALGAAGYCYMWWKGWSLNDVMFVTKHNMENAVATVSKKLEHVSEALNSTRKHLSKKLENLDWKLDEQMETSRLIANDVTEVRTNLNQIGYDIESIQQLVFGLEGKLENLESKQDVTNTGLWYLCQVAGGTKNEIDAKPLQDVGTKLLPTSTKEENAVKGLQFLVDSDKQKPDINSSTKVNIGNGPLLRTRFHRPYPIGVSLPPDGLGGF